Proteins encoded together in one Pseudomonas arsenicoxydans window:
- a CDS encoding pyridoxal phosphate-dependent decarboxylase family protein: MIAEPREWGANPQILAAGQRVLELFASVQGAPEQFPLWYASDSIAVRTQDPASMPEHGQSLDDTLAQAVELMQQGLCNVSHPLYFGYISPRPHPAAVLGDFLGSALNQTPGAWRAGPSATMVEVEVLHALRSLFGLDPVVGRLPGGVFTGGGTLANLIGLKLAREQLHRQHPEMLRAGGLGPRIYMSREGHFSIAKALDVLGFAADALVEIDTDEQGALLPEQLEQRLAHDVKLGYTPMCLIGVLGTTATGAIDPLRRIGELARRYNAWFHIDGAAGLALAALPEARRHMQGLSDADSITFDPCKWMFASFGVGCLLVRNGELLGSSFWAGGPYWEERGELDTFKMNLYGTRQFRSLGVWCLLQHLGLEGYRQLLRNMTGATAHLRALLSADPAYRLIPDQQIMPVVAFRPVTASAECVTRLVALCQQRNLAYPSVLEWKGERYIRVAISNYQTSTLDVERFKQALDGLLHELSFSPLPRIL, from the coding sequence ATGATTGCTGAGCCGCGCGAGTGGGGCGCCAACCCGCAGATCCTCGCCGCGGGCCAGCGGGTGTTGGAGTTGTTTGCCAGCGTCCAGGGCGCGCCCGAGCAATTCCCCCTGTGGTACGCGAGCGATTCGATCGCCGTCCGAACCCAAGACCCAGCCTCGATGCCCGAACACGGTCAGTCGCTGGACGATACCCTGGCCCAGGCCGTGGAGTTGATGCAGCAGGGCCTGTGCAACGTCAGCCACCCGTTGTACTTCGGCTATATTTCGCCGCGGCCTCACCCTGCTGCGGTGCTGGGGGACTTCCTCGGCAGTGCGCTGAATCAGACCCCCGGTGCCTGGCGTGCGGGGCCATCGGCGACCATGGTCGAGGTCGAGGTGCTGCACGCCCTGCGTTCGCTGTTTGGCCTCGACCCGGTTGTCGGGCGTTTGCCCGGCGGGGTATTCACCGGGGGCGGTACGCTGGCCAACCTGATCGGGCTCAAGTTGGCCCGCGAGCAGCTGCACCGCCAGCATCCGGAAATGCTTCGGGCCGGCGGCTTGGGGCCACGGATTTACATGTCCCGAGAGGGGCACTTTTCCATCGCCAAGGCCCTGGACGTGCTAGGTTTTGCCGCGGATGCGCTGGTGGAGATCGACACCGATGAGCAGGGCGCCTTGCTCCCGGAGCAACTGGAGCAGCGACTGGCGCACGACGTTAAGCTCGGCTACACGCCGATGTGCCTGATCGGAGTCCTGGGCACCACCGCGACCGGGGCGATTGATCCGTTGCGGCGCATCGGCGAGCTAGCTCGCCGTTACAACGCCTGGTTCCACATTGACGGTGCTGCCGGGCTGGCGCTGGCGGCGTTGCCCGAGGCCCGGCGTCACATGCAGGGATTGAGCGACGCGGACTCCATCACCTTCGACCCCTGCAAGTGGATGTTCGCCTCCTTCGGTGTAGGTTGCCTGCTGGTGCGCAACGGCGAGTTGCTTGGCAGCAGTTTCTGGGCTGGCGGACCTTACTGGGAAGAGCGCGGTGAACTCGACACCTTCAAGATGAACCTCTATGGCACTCGCCAATTTCGTTCGCTGGGCGTGTGGTGCCTGCTGCAGCATCTGGGGCTGGAGGGCTATCGGCAACTGCTGAGGAATATGACCGGCGCGACGGCGCACTTGCGGGCGCTGCTGAGCGCCGATCCGGCTTATCGCTTGATACCCGATCAGCAGATCATGCCGGTGGTTGCCTTTCGGCCTGTGACCGCCAGTGCCGAGTGTGTGACTCGTCTGGTCGCGCTCTGTCAGCAGCGAAACCTAGCTTACCCCAGCGTGCTGGAATGGAAAGGCGAGCGTTATATCCGCGTTGCCATCAGTAACTATCAAACCTCCACGCTGGACGTGGAACGGTTCAAGCAGGCCCTTGACGGGCTGTTGCACGAACTTAGCTTCTCGCCACTCCCTAGGATTTTGTAA
- a CDS encoding cation:proton antiporter: MNNPHENLLVIVLAALVVIILCSQVAGKMAQRFGQPIAVGEITGGIVLGALLGGLWPQGGAYLHANAGQVLTVMSQLGIVLMMFQIGMEFDFGLLRERRLKRALGWITLLGIPIPYLTGMFCAFIYARYYPVPDLLGLMLVCGISFSITALPILGRILLERNMENSETGVTAIAAAGINDLIGWIALGAVVVFTSGQGAAQTLLKLAAIALFLVVFFRCVRPWLVKRLQADTQHAAVLSDAHFGAIIGGVFVTAVITAWLGVFAIVGGFLVGTALYQCKALLEQWNLRMRPFVNIVLVPIFFFYTGMKVELGSMVTAQDILWCLAWVLCACLSKGLSCTLAARLAGFSMTDSLRIGTLLNTRALMELVVLNIAHSLGLMPPQLFSILVIMALVSTLITSPLLNAIQKYSGRSVSAPPVGQYS, from the coding sequence ATGAACAATCCCCACGAAAATCTATTAGTCATTGTGTTGGCGGCTTTGGTCGTCATCATCCTTTGCAGCCAGGTTGCTGGTAAAATGGCTCAGCGTTTTGGTCAACCCATCGCGGTGGGTGAAATCACTGGTGGCATTGTTCTCGGTGCGCTCCTGGGTGGCCTGTGGCCGCAGGGCGGTGCGTATCTGCATGCTAACGCCGGACAGGTGCTGACGGTCATGTCCCAGTTGGGCATCGTGCTGATGATGTTCCAGATCGGCATGGAGTTCGATTTCGGACTGCTGCGCGAGCGTCGTCTCAAGCGTGCCCTGGGCTGGATCACCTTGCTGGGCATTCCGATCCCTTACCTGACCGGGATGTTCTGCGCCTTCATTTATGCCCGCTACTACCCGGTTCCTGATCTGCTCGGGCTGATGCTGGTCTGCGGTATCTCGTTCTCCATCACCGCGCTGCCCATCCTTGGCCGAATCCTCCTAGAACGGAACATGGAAAACAGCGAGACTGGGGTGACCGCGATTGCCGCCGCTGGGATCAACGACCTGATCGGCTGGATTGCCCTGGGCGCAGTGGTGGTGTTCACCAGCGGTCAAGGCGCGGCGCAAACGCTGCTGAAACTGGCGGCTATTGCGCTGTTCTTGGTGGTGTTCTTCCGCTGTGTGCGTCCTTGGCTGGTCAAACGTTTGCAAGCTGATACTCAGCATGCTGCCGTACTGAGCGATGCGCATTTTGGCGCGATCATCGGCGGGGTGTTCGTGACGGCGGTCATCACCGCGTGGTTGGGTGTGTTCGCCATTGTTGGTGGCTTTCTGGTGGGCACCGCGTTGTATCAATGCAAAGCCTTGCTTGAGCAGTGGAACCTGCGGATGCGCCCTTTCGTTAACATCGTTTTGGTACCGATTTTCTTCTTCTACACAGGTATGAAAGTTGAACTTGGATCCATGGTGACTGCTCAGGACATTCTTTGGTGCCTCGCGTGGGTCTTATGCGCCTGCCTAAGCAAAGGGCTCAGTTGCACCCTGGCCGCCAGGCTGGCGGGATTCTCAATGACTGACTCCTTGAGAATCGGCACGTTGTTGAATACGCGTGCCCTTATGGAGTTAGTGGTGCTGAACATCGCCCACAGCCTTGGCTTGATGCCGCCTCAGCTGTTTTCCATTTTGGTAATCATGGCCCTGGTTTCAACGCTGATCACCTCGCCGTTGCTGAACGCCATCCAGAAGTACAGCGGTCGCTCCGTTTCAGCCCCGCCAGTTGGTCAGTATTCCTAG
- a CDS encoding transposase yields MMGQLSSGQERLFYSFNLEDHIPANHLLRSIDQCLDLSDLRHYLADFYSPIGRPSIDPELMIRMLIVGYCYGIRSERRLCEEAHLNLAYRWFCRLSLEDEIPNHSTFSKNRHGRFRDSDLFRWLFNEVLRRCMDAGLVKGEGFAVDASIIKADASRQRGVPGDEPVNWSDPSLSTRAVREYLEALDEEALAETLPKRLSLTDPQARWTAASGGPAFYAYSTNYLIDTEHGVIMDVEPTPAHRTAEVESTKTMIDRVEAQFDIKPERLIGDTAYGTAPMLAWMVEEKDIEPHVPVWDKTERKNDSFSSNDFHWNEEAEEYRCPAGNPLRSEWRAFKNERSHVTKANTIIFRSRQADCATCPMKAKCCPNTAFRKIARSVHEAARDVARRIAATPEYVRSRHERKKVEMLFAHLKRILKLDRLRLRGMSGASDEFTLAAAVQNLRRLAKLASQGPPSTG; encoded by the coding sequence ATGATGGGACAGTTATCGAGTGGGCAGGAGCGACTGTTTTACTCGTTCAACCTTGAAGATCACATCCCAGCCAATCACCTTCTGCGCAGCATTGATCAGTGTCTTGATCTGAGCGACCTGCGCCATTACCTCGCCGATTTCTATAGCCCGATTGGGCGTCCGTCGATTGATCCCGAACTGATGATTCGCATGCTGATCGTCGGCTATTGCTACGGCATTCGCTCAGAGCGGCGGTTGTGCGAAGAGGCCCATTTGAACCTGGCGTATCGCTGGTTCTGCCGGTTGAGCCTTGAAGACGAAATCCCCAACCACTCGACCTTTTCCAAAAATCGACACGGCCGTTTTCGGGACAGTGATCTGTTTCGCTGGTTGTTCAATGAAGTCCTGCGTCGCTGCATGGACGCCGGTCTGGTCAAGGGCGAAGGCTTTGCCGTGGACGCCAGCATCATCAAAGCGGATGCGAGTCGGCAGCGCGGCGTACCGGGAGATGAACCGGTCAACTGGAGCGATCCATCCCTGAGCACCCGCGCCGTGCGTGAGTATCTTGAGGCACTCGATGAAGAGGCTCTGGCCGAAACGCTACCGAAGCGCCTGTCGCTGACGGATCCTCAGGCCCGCTGGACCGCTGCTTCAGGCGGCCCAGCTTTCTACGCTTACTCCACGAATTATCTGATCGATACCGAGCACGGCGTGATCATGGATGTGGAACCCACACCGGCTCATCGAACCGCAGAAGTCGAGAGCACCAAGACGATGATCGATCGGGTCGAAGCGCAGTTCGACATCAAGCCAGAGCGCCTCATCGGCGACACCGCTTACGGTACAGCTCCGATGCTGGCCTGGATGGTGGAGGAAAAAGACATCGAGCCGCATGTGCCGGTGTGGGACAAAACCGAGCGCAAGAACGACAGCTTTTCGAGTAACGATTTCCACTGGAATGAAGAGGCTGAGGAATACCGCTGCCCGGCCGGCAACCCATTGCGCAGCGAATGGCGAGCCTTCAAGAATGAGCGTTCACACGTCACCAAAGCCAACACCATCATCTTCCGATCCCGACAGGCCGACTGCGCTACGTGTCCGATGAAAGCCAAGTGCTGCCCGAACACTGCGTTCCGCAAGATCGCTCGCAGCGTCCATGAAGCCGCTCGCGATGTGGCTCGACGCATCGCGGCGACGCCGGAGTATGTGCGCTCTCGCCACGAACGTAAGAAGGTTGAAATGTTGTTTGCCCACCTCAAGCGCATCCTGAAACTGGATCGCTTGCGACTACGTGGCATGAGTGGCGCGTCCGATGAGTTCACGCTGGCGGCCGCGGTACAGAACCTGCGACGTCTGGCCAAACTTGCATCTCAAGGGCCACCTTCTACGGGATAG
- a CDS encoding LasR-specific antiactivator QslA produces MLFDKAFRYLTGIPAQRVHQQIGEYFSVPSAEGCPAIQTPWGDEFAPAIKDCVRCAETWLGGSSLPLWWALSQNRKRHRPGDFQEAFEAGFLLRLQQTLLNLREAAASRPTSFDV; encoded by the coding sequence GTGTTGTTCGACAAGGCGTTCCGATATCTGACTGGGATCCCTGCTCAGCGCGTTCACCAACAGATCGGTGAGTACTTCTCTGTCCCCTCCGCTGAAGGCTGTCCTGCGATCCAAACCCCGTGGGGCGATGAGTTCGCTCCGGCGATTAAGGACTGCGTTCGTTGCGCAGAGACTTGGCTTGGAGGCTCATCATTACCTTTATGGTGGGCGCTGTCGCAGAATCGAAAACGTCATCGTCCAGGTGACTTTCAGGAAGCGTTCGAGGCCGGTTTTCTGCTGCGTTTGCAGCAGACGCTGCTCAACCTTCGTGAAGCTGCGGCATCTCGACCAACAAGTTTCGATGTTTGA
- a CDS encoding YfjI family protein: protein MQQLDPKLELPRSPRPLIESNPIAEPYPVQALGGVLGPAVERMAEVIGVPQALAAQSVLAASALATQGHAGLHLDGRNYPLSLYLITVAASGDRKTAADRFALLPARQWEREQWQRYREQLARYRAVQRQAQRINPADPEPTNGVALEAEPSAPRLITTDPTIEALIKGLCHDLPCMGLFCDEGGQFLGSSTMSRDNRLKAVTTLSSLWDGSPIDRARSMAGESLRAYDRRLSLHLMLQPYLAMQLLSDPLLQGQGILGRCLMTWPTSLAGQRSYQAVDLSKDAALQRYHHRLSALFRQPWSLSADGALQLSPLTLTPLARRRWIDLHDAIEAQLGEFGELASVRSSGSKAADNLLRVAGILAVVEESGVVEVDHIQRASALVGYYLTEIQRLTEKEPVCRVKEEADRLLRWLQVKDWKRFSIRELNRNGPRFARKSSRHAAKLLVELIDHQWLITDGHTFEVHYVQS from the coding sequence ATGCAGCAGTTAGATCCGAAGCTTGAACTACCACGTTCCCCTCGACCGTTAATCGAGTCGAACCCCATAGCCGAGCCTTATCCGGTCCAGGCACTGGGCGGAGTTCTTGGCCCTGCGGTCGAGCGTATGGCCGAAGTGATAGGCGTGCCCCAAGCACTGGCCGCGCAATCAGTACTCGCTGCCTCGGCGCTGGCCACTCAGGGTCATGCGGGTTTACACCTCGACGGGAGAAATTATCCACTGTCGCTGTACCTGATCACGGTGGCCGCATCCGGTGATCGTAAAACTGCGGCTGACCGATTTGCCTTGCTGCCGGCACGGCAATGGGAGCGTGAACAGTGGCAGCGCTACCGCGAACAACTTGCTCGGTATCGTGCCGTGCAGCGACAGGCGCAACGTATCAATCCTGCCGATCCCGAACCCACAAACGGCGTAGCGCTCGAAGCGGAGCCCTCTGCACCCCGACTGATTACCACAGATCCAACCATTGAGGCCCTGATCAAAGGGCTCTGCCATGACCTGCCCTGCATGGGTCTGTTCTGCGACGAAGGTGGGCAATTCCTCGGCAGCAGCACCATGAGTCGGGATAACCGTTTGAAAGCGGTCACGACCTTATCGTCACTTTGGGACGGCAGCCCGATTGATCGAGCGCGCTCCATGGCCGGGGAAAGCCTACGGGCTTATGACCGGCGCTTGAGCCTGCACCTGATGCTGCAGCCGTACTTGGCCATGCAGTTACTCAGTGACCCGTTGCTGCAGGGACAAGGCATTCTCGGCCGCTGTCTGATGACCTGGCCCACCAGCCTGGCCGGACAGCGCAGTTACCAGGCTGTCGACTTGTCCAAAGACGCTGCCCTACAGCGATATCACCACCGCCTTTCGGCGCTGTTTCGTCAGCCTTGGTCACTTTCCGCTGACGGTGCTCTGCAGCTATCACCGCTGACCCTCACTCCGTTAGCCCGCCGTCGCTGGATTGATCTACATGATGCCATCGAAGCCCAGTTGGGTGAGTTTGGGGAACTGGCCAGTGTACGGTCCAGCGGATCGAAGGCCGCCGATAACCTGCTCCGCGTCGCCGGCATATTGGCCGTGGTGGAGGAGAGCGGCGTGGTAGAGGTCGATCATATCCAACGGGCCTCCGCTTTGGTCGGTTACTACCTCACAGAGATCCAGCGCCTGACCGAGAAGGAGCCGGTATGCCGGGTGAAGGAGGAGGCGGACCGTCTGCTGCGCTGGCTGCAGGTCAAGGATTGGAAACGCTTCAGTATTCGGGAGCTGAACCGCAACGGTCCCCGCTTTGCCCGTAAGAGCAGCCGTCATGCCGCGAAGCTGTTGGTCGAGTTGATTGATCATCAGTGGCTGATCACCGACGGCCACACCTTCGAGGTGCACTATGTTCAATCTTGA
- a CDS encoding integrase domain-containing protein: MARVGKRAGRNFGFGRQLSYAGPQALKDLFGGGHFATVKAHSDRWQAFVRWCRSEEGPRLNDARQINRDILMRYATHVRQQVEQGKVGIATAQNRLSSVNRTMAALRGDQYVKIPSPSKALGLQRSSVRSDAPQGQDRVQVRLIAQTLSERQQSRVSAIVFLARETGMRLREAILADLPRLQREAQRLGKINIQDGTKGGRSGASAPRWIAVTDQVRGAIDRAAEASPAGSRNLLAPDESYREFMQSVVRPARDLLHEHGLKGFHELRAAYACERYEQLTGFPAPVNAGRVHQEDQALDQRARQQISHELGHNRIDVVSAYIGGQR; this comes from the coding sequence ATGGCTCGGGTTGGTAAGCGAGCGGGGCGTAATTTCGGCTTTGGTCGCCAGCTTAGCTATGCCGGACCACAAGCATTAAAAGATCTATTTGGTGGCGGCCATTTTGCGACCGTCAAAGCCCACAGCGATCGCTGGCAGGCATTCGTGCGTTGGTGCCGATCCGAGGAAGGGCCGAGGCTCAATGATGCGCGACAGATCAATCGCGACATCCTCATGCGCTACGCCACACATGTGCGACAGCAGGTCGAACAGGGCAAGGTTGGCATTGCCACCGCGCAGAACCGTCTGTCTAGCGTTAACAGAACGATGGCCGCGCTGCGCGGTGATCAGTACGTCAAAATCCCCAGTCCGAGCAAGGCGCTAGGCCTACAGCGTTCAAGCGTGCGTAGTGATGCACCGCAAGGCCAAGACCGTGTGCAAGTCAGGCTGATTGCGCAAACGCTGTCAGAGCGACAGCAATCGAGGGTGAGTGCCATTGTGTTCTTAGCTCGGGAGACCGGCATGCGGCTGCGTGAAGCGATCTTGGCGGACCTGCCACGGCTGCAACGAGAGGCTCAACGACTGGGCAAGATCAATATCCAGGATGGCACCAAGGGCGGTAGGTCAGGCGCATCAGCGCCGCGTTGGATTGCGGTCACGGATCAAGTCCGCGGTGCCATCGACAGGGCCGCCGAGGCCTCCCCCGCAGGCAGTCGGAACCTGTTAGCACCCGACGAAAGCTACAGAGAGTTTATGCAATCAGTTGTGCGACCAGCACGGGACCTACTGCATGAGCATGGATTGAAAGGCTTTCATGAGCTACGAGCGGCTTACGCGTGTGAGCGCTACGAACAACTGACTGGCTTTCCCGCACCCGTTAATGCTGGTCGTGTTCATCAAGAGGATCAAGCACTCGATCAGCGTGCACGACAGCAGATCAGCCACGAGTTGGGACATAACCGCATCGATGTGGTGAGTGCTTACATCGGAGGCCAGCGATGA
- a CDS encoding tyrosine-type recombinase/integrase, whose translation MKRCDIKRRPLSDTTLANLAPELGAYRELDSSGLYFRVKPNGQKSWELRYKKPDAKWSWLGLGGYPEVSGALARQKAAELRSDAADGKNPIAAKKARKAAEIEAANETFESLAREWHTSRLSGWDVGTAKRILGALERHVFPSVGKRPYISIMSMEWMELLRGLEHQGILEQMSRVRAYCKDIYDLARVTGRAMNNPLEGVHKFLSSGKAVNYAHVSQEELPTLLRAIRSYPHAKDVQLGLQLLTLLAVRPSELREAYWAEFDFDKKLWTVPVERKGRKKGREHLVPLCKQSLRALNELRQITGTYPLLFPGRSDRTKPRSDTVFLMALRRLGYEGRQTGHGFRHIASTILNEHGFPADHIEAQLSHKAAGVRGIYNKAQYLEQRMKMMQWYADYLEELETGNLKVALKTTTS comes from the coding sequence ATGAAGCGCTGCGACATCAAACGCCGACCTCTCTCCGATACAACGTTGGCCAACCTGGCTCCAGAATTAGGGGCATACCGTGAGTTAGACAGCTCTGGGCTCTATTTCAGGGTAAAGCCTAACGGGCAGAAATCGTGGGAGTTACGCTACAAGAAGCCCGACGCCAAATGGTCGTGGCTCGGGCTTGGCGGCTACCCAGAAGTCAGTGGTGCCCTTGCCCGACAAAAGGCTGCCGAATTAAGGTCGGATGCGGCAGACGGCAAGAATCCGATAGCCGCCAAAAAAGCGAGAAAAGCTGCGGAGATCGAAGCAGCAAACGAAACCTTTGAGTCCCTGGCTCGTGAATGGCATACCTCTCGCCTAAGCGGTTGGGATGTCGGCACAGCGAAGAGGATACTTGGAGCCTTGGAACGTCACGTATTCCCCTCCGTTGGAAAGCGACCATACATCTCAATCATGTCAATGGAATGGATGGAGCTTCTGAGAGGGCTCGAACATCAGGGAATCCTTGAGCAGATGAGCCGCGTAAGGGCGTACTGCAAAGACATCTACGATCTGGCTCGCGTAACCGGCAGAGCGATGAACAACCCCTTGGAGGGCGTTCATAAGTTTCTGTCATCGGGAAAGGCCGTGAACTACGCCCACGTCTCGCAAGAAGAACTTCCTACACTGCTCAGAGCAATACGATCATACCCACACGCCAAAGATGTTCAGCTTGGCCTGCAGTTGCTTACTCTCTTGGCTGTCCGTCCCAGCGAGCTTCGAGAGGCATACTGGGCTGAGTTTGACTTTGATAAGAAGCTTTGGACCGTCCCCGTCGAACGCAAAGGTCGTAAAAAAGGGCGTGAACACCTTGTACCACTCTGCAAGCAGTCACTCCGCGCTCTTAATGAGCTACGTCAAATCACGGGGACGTACCCATTACTGTTTCCCGGTCGAAGCGATCGAACCAAGCCTCGCAGCGATACCGTTTTTTTGATGGCACTGAGGCGCCTAGGGTACGAGGGGAGGCAGACAGGGCACGGTTTCCGTCATATTGCTAGCACCATACTCAACGAACACGGCTTTCCAGCAGACCACATTGAAGCCCAGCTCAGTCACAAAGCCGCTGGCGTTCGAGGGATCTATAACAAGGCCCAATATCTGGAACAACGTATGAAGATGATGCAGTGGTACGCTGATTATCTTGAAGAGCTAGAAACGGGAAACCTCAAAGTCGCACTTAAGACGACGACCTCCTAA
- a CDS encoding methyl-accepting chemotaxis protein has protein sequence MSFLSPGIGLLGRFGFARKFQLLFLLFILPLAGSLLMIGQDYRAKLNLISGERAGVHQLLALDALDNLLAAQRDRAARWRATETNRQPTPATLAAMAAFDAVQPAVAQATSDLGNALKTEGAESETLARFQALQNALNGLDSKSLSSVGWWPDGYDRFTNALSALQALREQIAMDNRLTLAPWLETYLLTQISTQHAPDLIERVGRLASVGQASVVSGQFTLQSRLQLRDLRSRIGDAREQLVKTASLLEARLPSALQSWAGQYHDSLKHLDASLKVLDDGVFGGSINLKPDDFEHSLDALLSDLASLRQQSLVSLDQRLDYYHGSAISQFILVATIFGCLLLAALYLFICLQASIRRSASGITLLAEALRDGNLSLQVPVQGRDELAAISTALNVAVVQLRNSLLGVDHETLQVSDAVRTLNHHSSGALGEVEAQQLQISQIAAAATQLAATSQGVAQSCEQASGSAQHTQRIAADSSRESQRTTASIQQLNQRLNDTAAALGRVSEQGQQIQLVVDTIRGVAEQTNLLALNAAIEAARAGEQGRGFAVVADEVRSLSQRTQSSTAQIAGTVDSLRNTVNEAVSLMEAACTQAQSDAQSVTGLGERLGEIAFAVQGVTDTLAQIATAVEEQASTADEVSGNIQQVDQAAVRLLEGARAVNLAADTLSQGSKALSANTGRFQLS, from the coding sequence ATGTCTTTTTTATCACCGGGGATCGGGTTGCTGGGGCGTTTTGGCTTCGCACGCAAATTTCAGCTGTTGTTCCTGCTGTTTATCCTGCCGCTAGCGGGCAGCCTGTTGATGATTGGCCAGGACTATCGCGCCAAACTGAACCTGATCTCTGGCGAACGCGCCGGGGTTCATCAACTGCTCGCCCTCGATGCGCTCGATAACCTGCTCGCCGCCCAGCGTGACCGCGCTGCCCGTTGGCGTGCGACGGAAACCAATCGCCAGCCGACACCGGCAACCCTGGCGGCGATGGCCGCGTTTGATGCGGTTCAACCCGCTGTCGCCCAAGCCACCTCGGACCTCGGTAACGCACTGAAAACCGAAGGCGCCGAGAGCGAAACCCTGGCCCGTTTCCAAGCCCTGCAAAACGCCCTCAATGGCCTGGACTCGAAAAGCCTGAGCAGCGTCGGTTGGTGGCCCGATGGCTACGATCGCTTCACCAATGCCCTGAGTGCGCTGCAAGCGTTGCGCGAGCAGATTGCCATGGATAACCGCCTGACACTGGCACCGTGGCTGGAAACCTACCTGCTGACACAAATCTCGACGCAGCACGCCCCGGACCTGATCGAACGGGTCGGTCGCCTGGCCAGCGTCGGGCAGGCGTCGGTCGTCTCCGGGCAGTTCACCCTGCAAAGCCGTCTGCAATTGCGCGATTTGCGCAGCCGCATTGGCGATGCCCGCGAGCAGCTGGTGAAAACCGCCAGCCTCTTGGAAGCACGCCTGCCCAGCGCTTTGCAAAGTTGGGCCGGGCAATACCACGACAGCCTCAAGCATCTGGACGCAAGCCTCAAAGTCCTCGATGACGGCGTCTTCGGCGGCAGCATCAACCTCAAGCCCGATGACTTCGAACACAGCCTCGACGCCCTGCTCTCCGACCTCGCCTCCCTGCGCCAGCAGTCGTTGGTATCGCTGGATCAACGCCTGGATTACTACCACGGCTCGGCGATCAGCCAGTTCATTCTGGTGGCGACGATTTTTGGTTGCCTGCTGCTGGCGGCGTTGTATTTGTTCATCTGCTTGCAGGCCTCGATCCGACGCAGCGCCAGCGGCATCACGCTGTTGGCCGAGGCATTGCGCGACGGCAACCTGAGCCTGCAAGTGCCGGTGCAAGGGCGCGACGAGCTGGCGGCCATCAGCACCGCCCTGAATGTCGCCGTGGTGCAGCTGCGCAACAGTTTGCTCGGGGTCGATCACGAAACCTTGCAGGTAAGCGACGCGGTGCGCACCCTCAACCATCACTCCAGCGGCGCCCTTGGCGAAGTGGAAGCGCAGCAATTGCAGATCAGCCAGATCGCCGCCGCCGCCACGCAATTGGCGGCTACCTCACAAGGGGTCGCGCAGAGTTGTGAACAGGCGTCCGGCAGCGCTCAGCACACCCAGCGTATCGCTGCCGACAGCAGCCGCGAAAGCCAGCGCACCACGGCGAGCATTCAGCAGCTCAACCAGCGCTTGAACGACACGGCTGCCGCGCTGGGCCGGGTCAGCGAACAAGGACAGCAGATTCAGTTGGTGGTCGACACCATTCGCGGTGTCGCCGAGCAAACCAACCTGTTGGCGCTCAATGCCGCCATCGAAGCGGCACGTGCGGGTGAACAAGGTCGCGGGTTCGCCGTGGTGGCCGACGAAGTGCGCAGCCTCTCGCAACGAACCCAGTCTTCCACCGCGCAAATCGCCGGCACCGTCGACAGTCTGCGCAACACCGTGAATGAAGCGGTGAGCCTGATGGAAGCGGCATGCACTCAGGCGCAAAGCGATGCCCAGTCGGTGACGGGCCTGGGCGAACGCCTTGGGGAAATTGCCTTCGCCGTGCAAGGCGTCACCGACACCCTGGCGCAGATCGCCACGGCGGTGGAAGAGCAAGCCAGTACCGCCGACGAAGTCAGCGGCAACATTCAACAGGTCGATCAAGCGGCAGTCCGGCTGCTTGAAGGCGCGCGGGCGGTGAACCTGGCGGCGGACACCTTGAGTCAGGGTAGCAAGGCCTTGAGCGCCAATACCGGGAGATTTCAGCTCAGTTGA